The following are from one region of the Georgenia sp. M64 genome:
- a CDS encoding sugar phosphate isomerase/epimerase yields the protein MQFGFSSYSFYQHLRAGRMTLLDVIDWIAESDATHMEIATVSLSPEISNDTSTLDADPGFVQEIKKRAADRGVTLSNLVVPADLLGENAERDMARLKRHLDVAAELGITLFRHDVSKWAHRAKDVAEFEQLLPRMVEASKEVAQYGAQYGITTSVENHGLLMNGSERVRRLIHLVDEPNFKTTLDVGNFMSVDENPVVAVQQNAPYASIVHLKDFYVRSQLPGDGWHHTPGGSYLLGSIVGYGDLDMRGIVRGILDAGYDGFISIEFEGIEECLMGCTVGLANAKRLFDEAEAAR from the coding sequence CGGATGACGCTCCTCGACGTCATCGACTGGATCGCCGAGAGCGACGCGACCCACATGGAGATCGCGACCGTCTCGCTCTCGCCCGAGATCTCCAACGACACCTCCACGCTCGACGCCGACCCGGGGTTCGTCCAGGAGATCAAGAAGCGCGCCGCCGACCGCGGGGTCACCCTGTCCAACCTCGTCGTGCCCGCCGACCTCCTGGGGGAGAACGCCGAGCGCGACATGGCCAGGCTCAAGCGGCACCTCGACGTCGCCGCCGAGCTCGGCATCACCCTGTTCCGCCACGACGTCTCCAAGTGGGCGCACCGCGCCAAGGACGTCGCCGAGTTCGAGCAGCTCCTCCCGCGGATGGTCGAGGCGAGCAAGGAGGTCGCGCAGTACGGCGCCCAGTACGGCATCACCACCAGCGTGGAGAACCACGGCCTGCTCATGAACGGCAGCGAGCGGGTGCGGCGCCTCATCCACCTCGTCGATGAGCCGAACTTCAAGACCACCCTCGACGTCGGCAACTTCATGTCGGTCGACGAGAACCCCGTCGTCGCTGTCCAGCAGAACGCCCCGTACGCCTCGATCGTCCACCTCAAGGACTTCTACGTGCGCTCCCAGCTCCCCGGGGACGGCTGGCACCACACGCCCGGCGGCTCCTACCTGCTCGGCTCCATCGTCGGGTACGGCGACCTCGACATGCGCGGGATCGTCCGCGGCATCCTCGACGCCGGCTACGACGGCTTCATCTCCATCGAGTTCGAGGGCATCGAGGAGTGCCTCATGGGCTGCACGGTGGGTCTGGCCAACGCCAAGCGGCTCTTCGACGAGGCGGAGGCCGCCCGGTGA